One Gimesia chilikensis DNA segment encodes these proteins:
- a CDS encoding PVC-type heme-binding CxxCH protein — translation MIKSAALFLPRIVVCFACLLTLLTGSLAWAQRDLTDIPPPDPELERKSFKVAEGFEVNLYAADPQIAKPIQMNFDPQGRLWIASSEIYPHIKPGEKANDKILVVEDKDGDGVADKTTVFADGLLIPTAVMPGDGGAYVGNSTELLHLKDTDGDDKADVRKTELTGFGTEDTHHILHTLRYGPGGHLYFNQSIYIHSHIETPYGVRRLNGGGIWKYRPESMDLEVVIRGMVNSWGHHFDRWGQSFCTDGAYGEGINYTFPGAAFVTAVGMDRILKGLNPGSPKHCGLEILSGRHLPEDWQGNMITNDFRGHRVCRFVVTESESGYVSREQVELIKTDHVAFRPIDVKMGPDGAIYIADWYNPIIQHGEVDFRDPRRDHTHGRIWRVTYKGKPTLPRPNLVGASTEELLEYLKAPEEWTRQNAKNVLRERGRAKVEGELKTWLSKLDPQDPQYEHNRLEGLWVAECISSPQPELLKACLQAKDGRARAAAVRMAKEWKDEVPDTYALIAPLANDKHPRVRLEAVRALSAYDQPGVLNDAYQALDHPVDEFLDYALWLTTRETREIWLPQVLEGKSGLQKDPRKLTFALTAINSPEVTPVITKLIKQGQMPDSQLQSSLNLMAKFGNDKDLQQLFAHALDAKTKPAQQAAILRALAQAFQTRKVRPAGNLGELQLLFGSKDTAVQQAAIDCAGLWKIESLQTPIRELAESGKTQAGLRNTSLFALARLGGKENQTLLLNLSQKDPSVDLRIAAIAALAEVNVKQAAAQAVSLMNGDAAPAQLSAVANIFLQRKGGVGVLVNALKGKTISKDAAIQLSRLVQSSGRGNPNLEKAIATAGGLSSSGAPQPVKLSPEEMAQLIKEVRTSGNPQRGEAIFRRENLSCLKCHAIGGAGGKVGPDIISLGGSSQPDYIVDSLLDPNKAVKENYNAVTVVTVQGKVHSGVLVRRTDSQLVLRDANDNLMNVPLDQIDDETPAASLMPVGLLDKLTRQELVDLVRFLSELGKTDAYTIGKDRVVRRWRVMKNTPEAMNAIRRTRHATAATDNPAFVWEPAYSRVDGNLPLDQLEEIGRLHVSKRARGAAFLRCELDATTAGKAVLKLNSVDGLKLWIGEKPVALQPETEVELQKGINTLTFAVELLPERDVLRLEVEDAKDSPAQVQIVGGK, via the coding sequence GTGATAAAATCAGCCGCACTATTTCTGCCTCGCATTGTCGTCTGTTTTGCCTGTCTGCTGACCCTGTTGACCGGTTCCCTCGCCTGGGCGCAACGGGATCTGACCGATATTCCGCCCCCCGATCCGGAACTGGAGCGCAAGTCGTTCAAAGTCGCGGAAGGGTTTGAAGTGAACCTGTATGCCGCCGATCCGCAGATCGCCAAACCGATTCAGATGAACTTTGATCCGCAGGGACGGCTCTGGATTGCTTCATCGGAAATCTATCCGCATATCAAACCGGGTGAAAAGGCCAACGACAAGATTCTGGTCGTTGAAGATAAAGATGGAGACGGCGTTGCAGATAAGACGACCGTGTTCGCTGACGGCCTGCTGATCCCCACGGCCGTGATGCCGGGCGACGGCGGTGCTTATGTCGGCAACAGCACCGAACTGCTGCACCTGAAAGACACAGACGGAGACGACAAGGCGGATGTCCGCAAAACCGAGCTGACCGGTTTCGGTACCGAAGACACACACCACATTCTGCACACCCTCCGCTATGGGCCGGGCGGACACCTGTATTTCAATCAGTCAATTTATATTCACAGTCACATTGAAACGCCTTACGGTGTGCGTCGCCTCAATGGTGGCGGCATCTGGAAGTACCGCCCGGAGTCGATGGACCTGGAAGTGGTCATACGGGGGATGGTCAACAGCTGGGGACATCACTTTGATCGCTGGGGACAGTCGTTCTGTACCGACGGTGCTTATGGTGAAGGGATCAACTACACGTTTCCCGGCGCTGCGTTTGTGACGGCGGTCGGCATGGATCGAATTCTGAAAGGTCTCAATCCCGGCAGTCCCAAACATTGTGGCCTGGAAATTCTGAGTGGACGCCACCTCCCCGAGGACTGGCAGGGAAATATGATCACTAACGACTTCCGCGGGCATCGCGTCTGCCGGTTTGTGGTGACGGAAAGTGAATCGGGCTATGTTTCGCGCGAACAGGTCGAGCTGATTAAAACTGATCACGTCGCGTTCCGTCCGATTGACGTCAAGATGGGACCCGACGGTGCGATCTACATTGCCGACTGGTACAACCCGATCATTCAACATGGTGAAGTCGACTTCCGCGATCCGCGTCGCGATCATACGCATGGTCGTATCTGGCGCGTGACTTACAAAGGCAAGCCGACGCTGCCCCGTCCGAACCTGGTAGGCGCCTCGACTGAGGAACTGCTCGAGTATCTCAAAGCACCGGAAGAGTGGACCCGTCAGAATGCCAAGAATGTGCTGCGGGAACGGGGCCGTGCGAAAGTCGAAGGGGAACTGAAAACCTGGCTGAGCAAGCTCGATCCGCAGGACCCTCAGTATGAACACAATCGTCTGGAAGGTCTCTGGGTTGCCGAGTGCATCAGCAGCCCGCAGCCTGAGTTGCTCAAGGCCTGTCTGCAGGCGAAAGACGGGCGTGCCCGGGCAGCCGCAGTTCGTATGGCGAAGGAATGGAAAGACGAAGTGCCTGACACCTACGCTTTGATCGCACCCCTGGCGAATGACAAGCATCCCCGGGTCAGGCTGGAAGCGGTACGGGCACTCTCTGCCTACGATCAGCCCGGTGTGCTCAACGATGCGTACCAGGCACTCGATCATCCTGTGGATGAGTTTCTGGATTATGCACTCTGGCTGACCACCCGCGAGACTCGTGAGATCTGGCTGCCGCAGGTGCTGGAAGGAAAATCCGGTCTGCAGAAAGATCCGCGGAAGCTGACCTTTGCCCTGACAGCGATCAATTCTCCCGAAGTGACTCCCGTGATCACAAAGCTGATTAAACAGGGACAGATGCCGGACAGTCAGCTGCAGAGCAGTCTGAATCTGATGGCGAAGTTCGGGAATGACAAGGACCTGCAACAGCTGTTTGCCCACGCCCTGGATGCGAAAACGAAACCGGCTCAGCAGGCCGCGATCCTGCGGGCACTGGCCCAGGCATTCCAGACCCGGAAAGTCCGCCCTGCAGGGAATCTCGGAGAACTGCAGCTGTTGTTCGGTTCAAAAGATACCGCTGTGCAGCAGGCCGCCATCGATTGTGCCGGTTTGTGGAAGATCGAATCATTGCAGACCCCGATTCGCGAACTGGCTGAATCAGGAAAAACACAGGCTGGGCTGCGCAACACGAGTCTGTTCGCACTGGCACGCCTGGGCGGCAAGGAAAACCAGACGCTGTTACTTAATCTGAGCCAGAAAGATCCCTCAGTGGATCTGCGGATTGCTGCCATCGCGGCGCTGGCGGAAGTGAATGTCAAACAGGCTGCAGCGCAGGCAGTGAGCCTGATGAACGGCGATGCTGCTCCCGCGCAGCTGTCGGCTGTGGCAAATATCTTCCTGCAGCGGAAGGGGGGCGTGGGTGTTCTGGTGAATGCTCTGAAAGGAAAAACGATCTCCAAGGATGCTGCGATTCAACTGAGCCGCCTGGTGCAGTCGTCCGGTCGGGGGAACCCGAACCTGGAGAAAGCGATTGCCACTGCAGGGGGGCTGTCCAGCAGTGGCGCACCGCAGCCGGTTAAGCTCTCACCGGAAGAGATGGCACAACTCATCAAGGAAGTACGGACCAGTGGAAATCCACAACGCGGGGAAGCGATTTTCCGCCGCGAGAACCTGTCTTGTCTGAAATGTCACGCGATTGGTGGTGCCGGCGGTAAGGTCGGTCCCGATATCATCAGCCTGGGAGGAAGCTCTCAGCCGGATTACATTGTCGATTCACTACTCGATCCGAATAAAGCGGTCAAAGAGAACTACAATGCCGTGACGGTCGTCACCGTGCAGGGGAAGGTCCACTCGGGCGTCCTGGTGCGACGGACTGACAGCCAGCTGGTCCTGCGGGATGCCAACGACAACCTGATGAATGTTCCCCTGGATCAGATCGACGATGAAACGCCGGCGGCGTCATTGATGCCCGTAGGGCTTCTGGACAAGCTGACGCGTCAGGAACTGGTGGACCTGGTTCGCTTCCTGTCGGAACTGGGTAAAACGGACGCGTATACGATTGGCAAAGATCGCGTGGTACGTCGCTGGCGGGTGATGAAGAATACTCCCGAAGCGATGAACGCGATCCGCAGAACGCGACATGCGACCGCGGCGACCGACAACCCGGCGTTTGTCTGGGAGCCGGCTTACAGCCGCGTGGATGGGAATCTGCCCCTCGACCAACTGGAAGAGATCGGTAGATTGCACGTTTCGAAGCGGGCCCGCGGCGCCGCGTTTCTCCGCTGTGAACTGGATGCCACAACGGCCGGCAAAGCGGTTCTGAAATTGAACTCGGTCGATGGATTGAAGCTGTGGATCGGTGAAAAGCCGGTTGCCCTCCAGCCGGAAACCGAAGTCGAACTCCAGAAGGGCATCAACACTCTGACGTTTGCGGTCGAACTGCTGCCAGAACGGGATGTGCTGCGACTGGAGGTCGAGGACGCAAAAGACTCTCCGGCACAGGTGCAGATTGTGGGCGGGAAGTGA